GAACCGTCTTCGTGACGGATTCCTCATTCGGCGATGAGCCTGCCATGATTGTTGCAGATATTGCCACTGGCCAGACCAAGCGGGTTCTGACGCATCACGTTTCGACCCAGGCGGTACCGGGGTTCATGGCGATTGTGGAAGGAGAGCCCAGACGCTACGTGCCGCATCATCCCCAGATGGTGTCAGGTGGGGCGGATGGTATTGCCTTGCTGCCTGACGAATCCCGCCTGTATTACGCACCGCTGACAAGCCGGCGCCTTTACAGTATACCGACGCGCACACTGGCCGATCAAAGCCTGTCGGATGAGGCCTTGGCTGCCCAGATACGGGATGAGGGCGAAAAGGGTACAGCCGATGGCCTATGTTTCGATCAGCATGGCCGGCTCTATACCACGAATTACGAGCATGATTGCATCCTGCGCCGTGATTCTGACGGGTCGTTTGCCATGGCTGTCAGGGATGCCCGTATCCTGTCACCTGATGGAATCTGTGCCACGCGTGACTGGATCTATTGTACGCTGGGGCAGTGGAATCGCCTGCCGTCATTCAATGAGGGCCATAACCGGCGTGAGCCGCCTTATCTGCTGATCCGTTTTCCTGTCGAGCCGCTCACGCCCCTCGATGCGCTACCGGCTTCTTCACAGCGATAAGGTTTCTCGAACGCTGCGGCGACTCCTACAGTCAGGTAGCTCAGCAAAGTTGAAGATTGATACGGGACAGGCGAGGACGGAAGCGGGTAGAGCGGCGAGGAGCAGGTAAACATGACGCAGGAGATGCTGTGATGGCTTCGGCGGTTTTCCTCACACTCTGGTCCATGTTGGCCGTATCTCGCGGAACGCCCACAGCAGAATTTCTGGGTCATCTGATGGTCGTCCTGCCTGCCGCGTTGATAAGCCGGATCACACCCCTGTACGGGCTCGCCATGGTTATCGGTTTGTGTCTCGGGAGCATGATTATTTGGTATGGGCAGCGCGACATAATGCGTACTACCGCCAGTGCTCTCCCGGAGGTTGTTACCTGGCTAACGACGTTTGAGGTAAGCATCTGGCTCGATGCAATGATCATGCTGGCCACGGTTGCGAGCCTGACACGGTTGCGACATCTCAGTTATCTCGCTAGGGCAGCCTCGATGCATTTTATGGCGCGATTGGGTATGTCCATGGGGCAGAGAAGTCCCCGGAGCGATTGACCAGGCGGCAGGTCAGGTCGGCTGCCGGTGGTCAGAAGAGCGGTGGATAAAGACCGTGAACGGCAAAACAGCCGGATCGATATCCGACCCGGCTGCTTATCAGACCATACTGTCTGGTAAAGTAATGGCGGGGCCTCAGCCTGCGGCTGGAGGCTGATCCTGCTCACTTGTGTGGTGGTCCACCACGCCGGGCAGGAACTGTGCGAGCGCCGGGAGCAATGCACCGGCAGGGAGACCTGTCTTTGAAACGAGCATCTGAATCTGATCGTCAGTGAGCAGGGCGCGCAGTTCGTCCGCAGAAATCGGCAGGTTTTCTCCTGAGCCAATCCACGACCTTACCTTGTCCTCAAGACCGGCCTTGCGGGCCTGCTCGACGAGGGTCTGAATTCCCTGCTCGCTGGTGAGATACTCACCGATACTGCCGCCCAGCTTTTCCTTGAGCTTGTCACCCATGGACCCAAGCGCAGAATTGATCATCGACCCAAAAAAACCGCTCAATCCCTGTCTCCAGTCTTGACGCCGGCCTGTAAATTCAGGCCGAGCGTCGTGTTTCCTTGTCGATTTGCGGCATCTCGATATCGATTTCAAGCACCGAACATCCGTCGAGGCCGCCATCGAGCTTGACCTGAACCTTGTCCTGATCAACCGCCACATGGCGCTTGATCACCTCAAGGATCTCGCGATGTAACTGGCTGATCAGTTCAGAGTTGCCATTACCGGAACGCTCATGCGCCAGAAGGATCTGGAGGCGGTCACGCGCCACAGCGCCTGTATTGCGCTTGGTGAAAAGTCCGAACAGGCTCATGCGACCCTCTTCTTGAACAGCCAGTCGAGTATGCCCTTGCGCTCGATCGGTATCTGGATTTCGAGCTTCTCGCCCTGGAGGCGACGAGCCGCATCGAAATAGGCGCGCGCCGGGGCCGATTCAGGGTTTGAAAGGGTGACAGGAGCACCGACATTCGAGGCGCGCAGGACCTCTTCGCTCTCGGGAATGATGCCAAGCAGCGGGATGGACAGGATTTCGAGCACGTCTTCGGTGTTGAGCATCTCGCCCTTGGCGGCACGCGACGGGTCGTAGCGCGTCATCAGAAGATGCTTCTCGACCTTCTCGCCATTCTTTGCCTTCTCGGTCGTGCTGTCGAGCATGCCGATGATACGGTCGCTGTCACGCACGGAACTGACTTCGGGATTGGTCACGACGACTGCGATATCCGCATGGTACATGGCCATCTGGGCTCCACGCTCGATACCGGCGGGACTGTCACAGATGATCCAGTCGAATTTCTCGCGCAGTTCGTCGATGACCTTGGCAACGCCCTCGGCGGTCAGTGCATCCTTGTCGCGTGTCTGCGAGGCGGGAAGGATGGAAAGGGTCTCAACGCGTTTGTCGCGGATCAGCGCCTGTGAGAGCTTGGCGTCGCCCTGCACCACATTGATAAAGTCGAAAACAACGCGACGCTCGGCACCCATGACGAGATCGAGATTACGCAGCCCGACATCGAAATCGATCACCACCACGTTCTGACCCGACTGGGCAAGCGCGGCACCCAGTGCTGCTGTCGTGGTCGTTTTGCCGACCCCGCCCTTACCGGATGTGACTACCAGCACCTTAGCCATGTGCGCTCCACCAAACTTCCATGAAACGATCGCGCGTTCGTCAGGCGACCAGAGACAATACTACTGACG
The sequence above is drawn from the Asaia bogorensis NBRC 16594 genome and encodes:
- a CDS encoding SMP-30/gluconolactonase/LRE family protein, which codes for MKRRSFLSAASVAPLLGVAGPALASGNADDGTSSSGEFDIVAKFVGPGPSGVAVLPDGRMFVSFPRHADNHAGATLGEVKGGVVVPYPSAELSLPSDRAPADRLMSVHGIAHDSAGRLWVIDDGKLAGHDIPEGAAKIVCIDPVSNRVTHKIMLKSPVMLPNSHMNDLRVALSVGAKGTVFVTDSSFGDEPAMIVADIATGQTKRVLTHHVSTQAVPGFMAIVEGEPRRYVPHHPQMVSGGADGIALLPDESRLYYAPLTSRRLYSIPTRTLADQSLSDEALAAQIRDEGEKGTADGLCFDQHGRLYTTNYEHDCILRRDSDGSFAMAVRDARILSPDGICATRDWIYCTLGQWNRLPSFNEGHNRREPPYLLIRFPVEPLTPLDALPASSQR
- a CDS encoding YidB family protein — translated: MAASTDVRCLKSISRCRKSTRKHDARPEFTGRRQDWRQGLSGFFGSMINSALGSMGDKLKEKLGGSIGEYLTSEQGIQTLVEQARKAGLEDKVRSWIGSGENLPISADELRALLTDDQIQMLVSKTGLPAGALLPALAQFLPGVVDHHTSEQDQPPAAG
- the minE gene encoding cell division topological specificity factor MinE, which produces MSLFGLFTKRNTGAVARDRLQILLAHERSGNGNSELISQLHREILEVIKRHVAVDQDKVQVKLDGGLDGCSVLEIDIEMPQIDKETRRSA
- the minD gene encoding septum site-determining protein MinD; the encoded protein is MAKVLVVTSGKGGVGKTTTTAALGAALAQSGQNVVVIDFDVGLRNLDLVMGAERRVVFDFINVVQGDAKLSQALIRDKRVETLSILPASQTRDKDALTAEGVAKVIDELREKFDWIICDSPAGIERGAQMAMYHADIAVVVTNPEVSSVRDSDRIIGMLDSTTEKAKNGEKVEKHLLMTRYDPSRAAKGEMLNTEDVLEILSIPLLGIIPESEEVLRASNVGAPVTLSNPESAPARAYFDAARRLQGEKLEIQIPIERKGILDWLFKKRVA